The following proteins are encoded in a genomic region of Ostrea edulis chromosome 7, xbOstEdul1.1, whole genome shotgun sequence:
- the LOC125655164 gene encoding transient receptor potential cation channel subfamily M member 1-like isoform X2, translated as MLPMKDLSPSVSVEPRAGARGSIAPSPSTYSFSTLLDGLKNLRQRVVPDEKTETSWIEETFHKRECIQFIADPNNPGRCCCGRSALCHEEYTTEETPSSERWLPGLHTAQAPTDAFGSIEFQDTGHPMKAQYVRMATIDTKAESVSQLVQKHWGLELPKIIISVHGGIASFDLPPKLKRNFRKGVAKFAKTTGAWLMTNGIRAGFTRHVGAAIGERRSKQSKRKLVTFGFAPWGVVANKEQLVGRNKTCQYHHVTESYGHLPLDSRHSYFLLADNGTVGEFGAEVIFRRRIERYFHQQKITRGINVPLVCVVLEGGLNTIRAVLEYVTDTPPVPVIVCAESGRAADLISFAYRNMMKDGKLSENQQLVLMDTIQDTFTCTEQQAKEIYLEILMCVQRRNQITIVNLDDESQELDLTILIALLKGTCSSVSEQLRLALMWDRVDIAQDYILDGDKARTEESLIPVLMEALINDKVDFVKLLLENGVCMHSFLTVNRLEELYNIQTQCKFDPVRYFMKGLRKNIYPNYRYTLLDVGLVMDNLMGGAFMSSYSKKEFRQKYLALKRVSSSGSRRGLIMESYSRGDMIDADLFRYPYHDLMLWAVLMNRQKMALFMWQQGEEAMAKALVASKLYKAMAHEADNNVMKTDVSDKLMENSSEFMKLALEFLKHCYLVDVDYTQQLLTDDLKNFSNTTCLTVAVDIMHYDFVAHNCCQNLINDIWMGGLQTRKNSGIKVIAGILFPPFLTVLDYKSKKELKHMPQTAEEHLEDTIEDDSDDNDDNDNDIDDDSIQQAPSAQPTLPTSNSLPKLSDALKTNRKPPMIRSASMHFDNQRKISRQELRTLQKMATKNRECHMFHCRRTPVNLRKMIHKFYTAPITKFWFYLITYIMFLVAYSYTILGKTLPSPAWPELFVMVYILSFSAEKCRELLTLVRGPLKMKLRVFASFYWNLWDVAAIAWFSIGVVLRFYPPTLRASRIVYAMNIVFFNIRILGILSVNQALGAYSKIIGKLLKHMSYFSIIMFIVVACFGVVRQAVHFQNEEWSWFMVRSVFFYPYWMIYGEIFKEEIDTCFDTDNHNNNISWVLYYIYSLL; from the exons GTGCTGTTGTGGTCGATCCGCTCTCTGTCATGAAGAGTACACTACGGAGGAAACACCCTCTAGCGAGCGCTGGTTGCCCGGACTACACACGGCACAAGCGCCGACTGATGCTTTTGGATCCATAGAATTCCAGGATACAGGACACCCAATGAAAGCTCAA TACGTTCGGATGGCGACGATTGACACGAAAGCGGAGAGTGTCTCACAGCTGGTACAGAAACACTGGGGACTGGAGCTACCAAAAATAATCATCTCTGTACACGGAGGGATCGCCAGTTTTGATCTTCCACCAAAATTAAAACGCAACTTCCGGAAGGGGGTGGCCAAGTTTGCCAAAACAACTGGCGCGTGGCTAATGACCAATGGCATTCGGGCAG GTTTTACGAGGCATGTTGGAGCTGCTATTGGTGAAAGACGATCCAAGCAGTCCAAAAGGAAATTGGTCACCTTTGGGTTTGCGCCTTGGGGCGTTGTGGCAAACAAAGAACAGCTCGTGGGAAGAAAC AAAACTTGTCAATACCATCACGTGACTGAATCCTATGGCCATTTACCACTTGACAGCAGACATTCCTACTTCCTGTTAGCAGATAACGGGACGGTTGGAGAATTCGGAGCGGAGGTTATCTTTCGTAGAAGGATTGAGCGATACTTTCATCaacaaaaaataacaagag GAATCAACGTTCCCTTGGTATGTGTGGTTTTGGAGGGCGGATTGAATACAATTAGGGCGGTGTTAGAATACGTCACAGACACACCCCCAGTTCCTGTGATTGTTTGTGCCGAAAGTGGGCGTGCAGCGGACCTAATCTCATTTGCATATCGAAACATGATGAAAGATGG GAAACTTTCTGAGAATCAACAGCTTGTTCTGATGGACACGATTCAGGACACGTTCACATGCACTGAGCAGCAAGCCAAAGAGATCTACCTCGAAATACTCATGTGTGTACAGAGACGAAATCAG ATCACCATTGTAAATCTTGATGATGAAAGCCAAGAATTAGATCTCACCATTTTGATTGCTTTGCTGAAAG GAACCTGCAGTAGTGTTTCTGAGCAACTGCGCCTTGCTCTAATGTGGGACAGAGTTGACATTGCCCAGGATTACATCTTAGATGGAGATAAAGCTAGAACG GAAGAATCCTTAATCCCAGTCCTGATGGAAGCGTTAATCAACGACAAAGTAGATTTTGTTAAACTTTTGCTGGAGAATGGTGTCTGCATGCATTCCTTTCTGACAGTCAACAGACTCGAAGAGCTATACAATATT CAGACCCAGTGCAAGTTTGACCCAGTCCGTTATTTCATGAAGGGTTTACGAAAG AATATATATCCAAACTACCGATACACGCTTCTAGATGTTGGGCTGGTGATGGACAACCTAATGGGCGGAGCGTTCATGTCAAGTTATTCTAAGAAGGAGTTCCGACAAAAATACCTCGCTCTCAAGAGAGTG AGTTCGAGCGGAAGTAGAAGAGGCTTGATAATGGAATCGTACTCACGAGGCGACATGATTGACGCTGACCTGTTTCGCTATCCGTATCACGATCTCATGTTATGGGCAGTGCTAATGAACAGACAAAAGATGGCGCTGTTCATGTGGCAACAGGGAGAGGAAGCCATGGCTAAG GCTTTAGTTGCCTCTAAACTATATAAAGCTATGGCACACGAGGCAGATAACAACGTGATGAAAACCGATGTGTCGGATAAGCTTATGGAGAATTCGAG CGAATTCATGAAGCTAGCACTAGAGTTTCTAAAGCACTGCTACCTGGTCGACGTAGACTACACCCAGCAGCTTCTGACGGACGACCTGAAGAACTTTTCGAACACCACTTGTCTTACTGTAGCCGTGGACATTATGCACTATGATTTTGTGGCGCACAATTGCTGTCAGAACCTAATCAACGATATCTGGATGGGAGGACTACAGACTAGGAAAAACAGCGGAATTAAG GTCATTGCTGGTATTCTATTTCCACCGTTTCTTACCGTACTGGATTACAAATCAAAGAAAGAATTGAAGCACATGCCTCAAACGGCAGAAGAACATCTGGAAGATACAATAGAAGATGACAGCGATGACAAcgatgataatgataatgatatagACGATGATAGCATTCAGCAG GCACCATCCGCACAACCGACTCTCCCAACGTCAAACTCTCTACCGAAGTTAAGTGATGCTTTGAAAACTAACAGAAAGCCTCCAATGATCAGATCAGCG AGCATGCATTTTGACAACCAGCGAAAGATAAGTCGCCAGGAGCTAAGGACATTGCAGAAAATGGCGACCAAAAACAGAGAGTGTCACATGTTTCACTGTCGGAGGACGCCTGTTAATCTGAGGAAAATGATTCACAAGTTTTACACCGCTCCCATAACCAAGTTCTGGTTTTATCTG ATTACTTACATCATGTTCCTGGTGGCTTACTCCTACACCATTCTGGGGAAAACTTTACCGAGCCCCGCATGGCCTGAACTCTTTGTCATGGTCTATATTCTGTCCTTCTCTGCCGAAAAATGTAGAGAG CTTCTTACGTTAGTCCGTGGTCCTCTGAAAATGAAACTTCGCGTCTTTGCTAGTTTCTACTGGAACCTGTGGGATGTAGCGGCCATCGCGTGGTTCTCTATCGGCGTAGTCCTCAGATTTTACCCTCCCACTCTCAGAGCTTCACGTATCGTGTATGCCATGAACATTGTCTTCTTCAACATACGAATTCTGGGAATTCTGTCTGTAAATCAAGCCCTCGGAGCCTATTCAAAGATTATTGGGAAATTG ctaaaacacatgtcatacTTCTCAATCATCATGTTCATTGTGGTAGCATGTTTTGGAGTCGTCAGGCAAGCGGTGCACTTTCAGAACGAGGAGTGGTCGTGGTTCATGGTTCGATCCGTCTTCTTTTACCCATACTGGATGATCTACGGCGAAATTTTCAAAGAAGAAATTGACA CCTGCTTTGACACTGATAACCATAACAATAACATCTCCTGGGTATTGTATTATATTTACAGCCTGCTTTGA